A stretch of Acropora palmata chromosome 9, jaAcrPala1.3, whole genome shotgun sequence DNA encodes these proteins:
- the LOC141893152 gene encoding uncharacterized protein LOC141893152 translates to MADGDSEEEVTIRDYFNKGFTYDEILALLDKYHGVRMSIATLKRRLKEYGLKRRNMEYDVGSVRDKIRSLLDGPDCLGGYRHVWHTLKMQGVGVPLSIVEALLKELDLEGTEERRTHRLRRRAYRNNGPNDTWHCDGYDKLKPFGFPIHACIDGWSRKVLWLYVTRSNNWPHNIATYYLDAVEHQGGCPQKLITDLGTENGLMASIHSFSRDDLNSHRYVPSPRNQRSEAWWSYFRRSRTNWWINFFKDLEHQGTFNPASELESECLWFCFAELLQEDIEQLKDHWNTHYIRKSRYDTVSGRPDSLYYLPEIHGGATNLIAHVSNDELQYVRVHLVERADRNDYQEYFQYVPTTCDLQRPRRWREGLELYNTLLNCAVSGS, encoded by the coding sequence ACCATGGTGTTAGAATGAGTATAGCTACGCTGAAAAGGCGCTTGAAAGAATACGGTTTAAAAAGACGAAATATGGAGTACGATGTGGGTTCAGTTCGAGACAAGATCAGAAGTTTATTAGATGGACCTGACTGCTTGGGAGGCTATAGGCATGTTTGGCACACCCTGAAGATGCAAGGTGTTGGTGTTCCGCTCTCTATTGTAGAAGCCTTACTTAAAGAATTGGACCTTGAAGGAACAGAGGAAAGAAGGACGCACCGCCTTCGTAGAAGGGCCTACAGGAATAATGGGCCAAATGATACATGGCACTGCGATGGGTACGACAAACTCAAACCTTTCGGCTTTCCAATTCACGCCTGTATCGATGGATGGAGTAGAAAGGTATTATGGCTATATGTAACGCGATCAAACAACTGGCCGCATAATATTGCGACCTATTATCTTGATGCAGTTGAACACCAAGGTGGATGTCCTCAGAAACTGATTACAGACTTGGGGACTGAAAATGGCTTAATGGCTTCCATACACAGTTTTTCTCGAGATGATTTAAACAGTCATCGTTACGTACCATCTCCCAGAAATCAGAGATCAGAGGCATGGTGGTCGTATTTCAGAAGGAGCAGAACAAACTGGTGGATAAATTTCTTTAAAGATTTAGAACACCAAGGAACTTTTAATCCAGCTAGTGAACTAGAATCAGAGTGTTTGTGGTTCTGCTTTGCAGAGTTACTTCAGGAGGATATTGAGCAGCTAAAAGACCATTGGAACACACATTACATCCGCAAGTCAAGATATGATACTGTGTCTGGACGACCAGATTCCTTATACTACTTACCCGAGATTCATGGTGGGGCTACTAACTTGATAGCACATGTTTCCAACGATGAGCTACAATATGTCAGAGTGCATTTAGTAGAACGAGCTGATAGAAATGACTATCAGGAGTATTTCCAGTATGTTCCCACCACTTGTGACTTACAGAGGCCTCGCAGGTGGAGAGAAGGTTTAGAGTTATACAACACATTATTGAACTGTGCAGTCAGTGGCTCTTAA